In Streptomyces sp. NBC_00091, the following proteins share a genomic window:
- a CDS encoding ankyrin repeat domain-containing protein — translation MSEHQDAPDEDVIELAGKIFDLARQGETATLAAYLDAGVPATLTNDRGDTLVMLAAYHGHADAVTALLEHGAEADRANDRGQTPLAGAVFKGEEAVIRALLAGGADPNAGTPSAVDTARMFNKADLLELFGAK, via the coding sequence ATGAGCGAGCACCAGGACGCCCCCGACGAGGACGTCATCGAACTGGCCGGCAAGATCTTCGACCTCGCCCGTCAGGGTGAGACCGCGACGCTGGCCGCCTACCTGGACGCCGGGGTCCCCGCGACCCTCACCAACGACCGCGGCGACACCCTCGTCATGCTCGCCGCCTACCACGGCCACGCCGACGCCGTCACGGCCCTGCTGGAGCACGGCGCCGAGGCGGACCGCGCCAACGACCGCGGCCAGACCCCGCTCGCCGGAGCGGTCTTCAAGGGCGAGGAGGCCGTCATCCGCGCGCTGCTCGCCGGCGGGGCCGACCCGAACGCCGGAACTCCCTCCGCCGTGGACACGGCCCGCATGTTCAACAAGGCCGACCTGCTGGAACTGTTCGGAGCCAAGTAG
- a CDS encoding amidohydrolase, translating into MTDRTPSADAAGAAATAPTRTVLLRGGEVHSPADPFATAMVVERGRVAWVGSEGAADAFAQGVDEVVDLGGALVTPAFTDAHVHATSAGLALTGLDLTGARSLAQALDLVRAYAARRPADRVLLGHGWDAARWPERRAPRRAELDEAAGGRPLYLSRIDVHSAVVTTALLDLVPGVHPHGDEPLTRDDHHAVRRAALAAVTPAQRAEAQRAALDRAASLGIGSVHECGGPDISSAEDFAGLLGLAGERPGPRVFGYWADRDLALAQELGAVGAAGDLFVDGALGSHTACLHAPYADAPHTGTGYLDAGAVAEHVAACTEAGLQAGFHAIGDAAVTAVVEGVRAAAEKVGTARIRAARHRVEHAEMMTPATIAAFAELGLTASVQPAFDAAWGGDEGMYADRLGVDRARTLNPYAAMLKAGVPLAFGSDAPVTPLDPWGTVRAAAFHRTAEHRISVRAAFAAHTRGGWRALGRDDAGVLVPGAPADYAVWQTGELVVQAPDDRVARWSTDPRSGTPGLPDLSPGGALPVCLATVVGGREVFVRPQG; encoded by the coding sequence ATGACCGACCGCACCCCCTCCGCCGACGCCGCCGGAGCCGCCGCCACCGCCCCCACCCGCACCGTCCTCCTCCGCGGAGGCGAGGTACACAGCCCCGCCGACCCCTTCGCCACCGCGATGGTCGTCGAGCGCGGCCGTGTCGCCTGGGTCGGCTCCGAGGGCGCCGCCGACGCCTTCGCGCAGGGCGTGGACGAGGTCGTCGACCTCGGCGGGGCGCTCGTCACGCCCGCCTTCACCGACGCCCACGTGCACGCCACCTCCGCCGGCCTCGCCCTCACCGGCCTCGACCTGACGGGCGCCCGCTCGCTGGCGCAGGCGCTGGACCTCGTACGGGCGTACGCCGCCCGGCGGCCCGCCGACCGGGTGCTCCTCGGCCACGGCTGGGACGCCGCCCGGTGGCCCGAGCGCCGCGCCCCGCGCCGGGCCGAGCTCGACGAGGCCGCCGGGGGCCGCCCGCTGTACCTGAGCCGGATCGACGTGCACTCGGCCGTGGTCACCACCGCCCTGCTCGACCTCGTCCCCGGCGTGCACCCGCACGGCGACGAGCCGCTGACCCGCGACGACCACCACGCCGTACGGCGCGCCGCGCTGGCCGCCGTCACCCCCGCCCAGCGCGCCGAGGCGCAGCGGGCCGCCCTGGACCGGGCGGCCTCCCTCGGCATCGGCTCCGTGCACGAGTGCGGCGGGCCCGACATCTCCTCCGCCGAGGACTTCGCCGGCCTGCTGGGCCTGGCCGGGGAGCGGCCGGGGCCGCGCGTCTTCGGGTACTGGGCCGACCGGGACCTCGCCCTGGCGCAGGAACTCGGCGCGGTCGGCGCCGCGGGCGACCTCTTCGTGGACGGGGCGCTCGGCTCGCACACCGCCTGCCTGCACGCCCCGTACGCCGACGCCCCGCACACCGGGACCGGCTACCTGGACGCCGGCGCGGTCGCCGAGCACGTCGCCGCCTGCACCGAGGCGGGCCTCCAGGCCGGATTCCACGCCATCGGGGACGCCGCGGTCACCGCCGTCGTGGAGGGCGTCCGCGCGGCCGCAGAGAAGGTCGGCACGGCCCGGATCCGGGCCGCCCGGCACCGGGTCGAGCACGCCGAGATGATGACCCCGGCCACCATCGCCGCCTTCGCGGAACTCGGCCTCACCGCCTCCGTGCAGCCCGCCTTCGACGCCGCCTGGGGCGGGGACGAGGGGATGTACGCGGACCGCCTCGGCGTCGACCGGGCCCGGACCCTGAACCCGTACGCGGCCATGCTCAAGGCCGGGGTCCCGCTGGCCTTCGGCTCGGACGCGCCCGTCACCCCGCTCGACCCGTGGGGCACCGTGCGCGCCGCCGCCTTCCACCGGACCGCCGAGCACCGGATCTCCGTACGGGCCGCCTTCGCCGCCCACACCCGGGGCGGCTGGCGGGCCCTGGGCCGCGACGACGCGGGCGTCCTGGTGCCCGGCGCCCCGGCCGACTACGCGGTCTGGCAGACCGGCGAACTGGTGGTCCAGGCCCCCGACGACCGGGTCGCCCGCTGGTCCACCGACCCCCGCTCCGGCACTCCGGGACTGCCCGATCTGAGCCCCGGCGGGGCCCTGCCGGTGTGCCTGGCGACGGTGGTCGGCGGCCGGGAGGTATTCGTACGCCCACAGGGGTGA
- a CDS encoding PLP-dependent aminotransferase family protein, which produces MAQWTSAVGAAQLARLIGSQQDRPGPPGARKAPAYRTLADGIRLLVLEGRVPVAARLPAERELAVALSLSRTTVAAAYEALRGEGFLESRRGAGSWTAVPAGNPLPARGLEPLPPESLGSMIDLGCAALPAPEPWLTKAVQGALEELPPYAHTHGDYPAGLPALRRMLADRYTERGIPTMPEQIMVTTGAMGAIDAICSLFAGRGERIAVESPSYANILQLMRAAEARLVPVAMAPGLSGWDMDVWRQVLRDSAPRLAYVVADFHNPTGALASEEQRRAMVEAARSAGTVLIADETMAELRLDPDLAMPRPVCSFDPAGSTVITVGSASKAFWAGMRIGWVRAAPDIIRSLVAARAYADLGTPVLEQLAVNWLMRTGGWTEAVRLRRDQARENRDALVTAVRRELPDWEFEVPRGGLTLWARAGGLSGSRLAEVGERVGVRVPSGPRFGVDGAFEGYVRLPFTVGGPVADEAAARLAAAARLVGTGAGGSGAEPPRTFVA; this is translated from the coding sequence ATGGCTCAGTGGACCTCAGCGGTCGGTGCCGCCCAGCTCGCCCGGCTCATCGGCTCGCAGCAGGACCGGCCCGGCCCGCCCGGCGCCCGCAAGGCGCCCGCGTACCGGACCCTGGCCGACGGCATCCGGCTGCTCGTCCTCGAGGGCCGCGTCCCCGTCGCCGCCCGGCTGCCCGCCGAGCGGGAGCTGGCCGTGGCCCTGTCCCTCAGTCGCACCACCGTCGCCGCCGCGTACGAGGCCCTGCGCGGCGAGGGCTTCCTCGAATCCCGCCGGGGCGCGGGCAGCTGGACCGCCGTGCCGGCCGGGAACCCGCTCCCGGCCCGAGGCCTGGAACCGCTCCCGCCCGAGTCCCTCGGCTCGATGATCGACCTCGGCTGCGCGGCCCTCCCGGCCCCCGAGCCCTGGCTCACCAAGGCCGTCCAGGGCGCCCTGGAGGAACTCCCGCCCTACGCGCACACCCACGGGGACTACCCGGCGGGCCTGCCCGCGCTGCGCCGGATGCTCGCCGACCGCTACACCGAGCGCGGAATCCCGACCATGCCCGAGCAGATCATGGTCACGACCGGGGCGATGGGCGCCATCGACGCCATCTGCAGCCTCTTCGCGGGCCGGGGCGAGCGGATCGCCGTCGAGTCCCCGTCCTACGCCAACATCCTCCAGCTCATGCGCGCGGCCGAGGCCCGCCTGGTGCCCGTCGCGATGGCGCCCGGGCTGAGCGGCTGGGACATGGACGTCTGGCGGCAGGTGCTGCGCGACTCGGCTCCCCGCCTCGCGTACGTCGTCGCCGACTTCCACAACCCGACCGGGGCCCTGGCCTCCGAGGAGCAGCGCCGCGCGATGGTCGAGGCCGCGCGTTCCGCCGGCACCGTGCTGATCGCCGACGAGACCATGGCCGAACTGCGGCTGGACCCGGACCTCGCCATGCCGCGCCCGGTCTGCTCCTTCGACCCGGCCGGCTCCACGGTGATCACCGTCGGCTCCGCCAGCAAGGCCTTCTGGGCGGGGATGCGGATCGGCTGGGTCCGGGCGGCCCCCGACATCATCCGCAGCCTGGTCGCGGCGCGCGCGTACGCCGACCTCGGCACGCCGGTGCTGGAGCAGCTCGCGGTGAACTGGCTGATGCGGACCGGAGGCTGGACGGAGGCCGTTCGGCTGCGCCGCGACCAGGCCCGGGAGAACCGGGACGCGCTCGTCACGGCGGTCCGCCGGGAACTGCCGGACTGGGAGTTCGAGGTACCGCGCGGAGGGCTCACCCTGTGGGCCCGGGCGGGCGGGCTGTCCGGCTCGAGGCTGGCAGAGGTGGGGGAGCGGGTCGGCGTACGCGTCCCCTCGGGCCCCCGGTTCGGGGTCGACGGGGCCTTCGAGGGCTACGTCCGGCTGCCCTTCACGGTGGGCGGGCCGGTGGCCGACGAGGCCGCCGCGCGCCTGGCGGCGGCGGCCCGCCTGGTCGGCACGGGAGCGGGCGGCAGCGGGGCGGAGCCCCCGCGCACGTTCGTGGCGTAG
- a CDS encoding RNA polymerase-binding protein RbpA, with protein sequence MSERALRGTRLVVTSYETDRGIDLAPRQAVEYACQNGHRFEMPFSVEAEIPPEWECKACGAMALLVDGDGPEEKKGKPARTHWDMLMERRTREELEEVLAERLAVLRSGAMNIAVHPRDSRKSA encoded by the coding sequence ATGAGTGAGCGAGCTCTCCGCGGTACGCGGCTCGTGGTTACCAGCTACGAGACGGACCGCGGCATCGATCTGGCCCCGCGCCAGGCGGTGGAGTACGCATGCCAGAACGGACATCGATTTGAGATGCCGTTCTCGGTTGAGGCAGAAATTCCGCCGGAGTGGGAGTGCAAGGCGTGCGGCGCCATGGCACTCCTGGTGGACGGGGACGGGCCCGAAGAGAAGAAGGGCAAGCCTGCGCGAACGCACTGGGACATGCTCATGGAGCGGCGCACCCGCGAGGAGCTGGAGGAAGTGCTGGCCGAGAGGCTGGCGGTCCTGCGTTCCGGCGCCATGAACATTGCCGTGCATCCGCGGGACAGCCGCAAGTCCGCCTGA
- the fxsA gene encoding FxsA family membrane protein: MTTGTGSPGKGTSTAPRRRSPARTFLPLAVAAWLILEIWLLSLVAGAAGGFTVAALLAGGLVLGVVVIKRAGRRAFKNLTRSFQQAQEQAMAGGIPAAPQPPKGSGNAMTMLAGLLLIMPGLLSDLAGLLLLLPPVRAFVGRRAERTLERKMAAGAPGGFGDAFTQARIHHPDGKVVQGEVIREDGPARQPGPGPDGGHRPPLTP, translated from the coding sequence ATGACGACCGGCACTGGATCACCAGGGAAGGGCACTTCGACGGCCCCCCGGCGGCGCTCGCCCGCCCGTACCTTCCTCCCCCTGGCGGTCGCCGCCTGGCTGATCCTGGAGATCTGGCTGCTCAGCCTGGTCGCCGGAGCGGCCGGCGGGTTCACCGTCGCGGCGCTGCTCGCGGGCGGGCTGGTACTCGGCGTGGTGGTCATCAAGCGTGCCGGGCGGCGTGCCTTCAAGAACCTCACGCGCAGCTTCCAGCAGGCCCAGGAGCAGGCGATGGCGGGCGGGATACCGGCCGCCCCGCAGCCCCCGAAGGGCTCCGGCAATGCCATGACCATGCTGGCCGGGCTGCTGCTGATCATGCCCGGGCTGCTCTCCGACCTGGCCGGCCTGCTCCTGCTGCTGCCGCCCGTGCGGGCCTTCGTGGGCCGCCGGGCCGAGCGCACGCTGGAGCGGAAGATGGCCGCGGGCGCCCCGGGCGGCTTCGGTGACGCCTTCACGCAGGCGCGTATCCACCACCCCGACGGCAAGGTCGTCCAGGGCGAGGTCATCCGGGAGGACGGCCCGGCCCGGCAGCCGGGCCCGGGCCCGGACGGCGGCCACCGGCCCCCGCTGACCCCGTAG
- a CDS encoding MFS transporter, with product MSAQTEDEAESGAEDGRPAAAAKAARRREQRGWYFYDFAVSVYSASVLTVFLGPYLTSIAKAAADAEGFVHPLGIPVRAGSFFAYSVSASVILAVLLMPLAGAVADRTGRKKPLLAVAAYTGAAATAGMFFLGGERYLLGGLLLIVANASLSVSMVLYNAYLPQISTPDERDTVSSRGWAFGYTAGSLMLVVNLVLYTGHDSFGLSEGEAVRICLASAGLWWGAFALIPLRRLRDRAVVREAGTAPAVSGWKQLVATFKDMRRYPLTLSFLLAYLIYNDGVQTVISQASIYGSEELELEQSTLIGAVLLVQVLAVVGALAMGRLARVYGAKRTILGSLAAWALTLAAGYFLPARTPMWFFALAAMIGLVLGGSQALSRSLFSHLVPAGKEAEYFSAYEMSDRGLSWVGPLVFGLTYQLTGSYRDAIISLVVFFALGFVLLARVPVRRAVEAAGNPVPVRV from the coding sequence ATGAGTGCGCAGACCGAAGACGAAGCGGAATCCGGGGCCGAGGACGGCAGACCGGCCGCCGCGGCGAAGGCCGCACGCAGGCGCGAGCAGCGCGGCTGGTACTTCTACGACTTCGCCGTGTCCGTGTACTCGGCGAGCGTGCTCACCGTGTTCCTCGGGCCGTACCTGACCTCGATCGCCAAGGCCGCCGCCGACGCCGAGGGCTTCGTGCACCCGCTGGGCATCCCGGTGCGGGCCGGGTCCTTCTTCGCCTACTCGGTCTCGGCCTCGGTGATCCTGGCCGTCCTGCTGATGCCGCTGGCCGGCGCGGTCGCGGACCGGACCGGCCGGAAGAAGCCGCTGCTGGCGGTGGCCGCGTACACGGGCGCCGCGGCGACGGCCGGAATGTTCTTCCTGGGCGGTGAGCGCTACCTGCTGGGCGGGCTGCTGCTGATCGTGGCGAACGCCTCGCTGTCCGTCTCGATGGTGCTCTACAACGCGTACCTGCCGCAGATCTCCACTCCGGACGAGCGGGACACGGTCTCCTCGCGGGGCTGGGCCTTCGGCTACACCGCGGGCTCGCTGATGCTCGTGGTGAACCTGGTGCTCTACACGGGCCACGACTCCTTCGGCCTCTCCGAGGGCGAGGCCGTACGGATCTGCCTGGCCTCGGCGGGCCTGTGGTGGGGGGCCTTCGCCCTGATCCCGCTGCGCCGGCTGCGGGACCGGGCGGTGGTCCGGGAGGCGGGCACGGCACCGGCCGTCAGCGGCTGGAAGCAGCTGGTGGCCACCTTCAAGGACATGCGGCGCTACCCGCTGACCCTGTCGTTCCTGCTCGCCTACCTGATCTACAACGACGGCGTGCAGACCGTGATCTCCCAGGCCTCCATCTACGGCTCGGAGGAGCTGGAGCTGGAGCAGTCCACGCTGATCGGCGCGGTGCTGCTGGTGCAGGTGCTGGCGGTCGTCGGCGCGCTGGCGATGGGCCGGCTGGCCCGCGTGTACGGGGCGAAGCGGACGATCCTCGGTTCGCTGGCCGCGTGGGCGCTGACGCTGGCGGCCGGGTACTTCCTGCCGGCCAGGACCCCGATGTGGTTCTTCGCACTCGCCGCGATGATCGGGCTGGTCCTGGGCGGCAGCCAGGCGCTGTCGCGATCGCTGTTCTCGCACCTGGTGCCGGCGGGCAAGGAGGCCGAGTACTTCTCGGCGTACGAGATGAGCGACCGGGGGCTCAGCTGGGTCGGGCCGCTCGTGTTCGGGCTCACCTACCAGCTCACGGGCAGCTACCGGGACGCGATCATCTCGTTGGTGGTCTTCTTCGCACTGGGTTTCGTGCTCCTCGCGCGGGTGCCGGTGCGGCGCGCGGTGGAGGCGGCGGGGAATCCTGTTCCCGTACGCGTCTGA
- a CDS encoding glycerophosphodiester phosphodiesterase, with the protein MTHVRLRHPYLDHPAPIPFAHRGGAADGLENTAAAFHRAAAAGYRYFETDVHATADGKLVAFHDATLDRVTDARGRIRELPWSRVREARVAGTEPLALFEDLLEEFPEARWNVDLKDESALHPLVNLIARAGVWDRVCVGSFSESRVARAQKIAGPRLATSYGVRGVVGLRLRSFAIPAALRVGAVAAQVPETQAGIRVVDRRFVRTAHERGLQVHVWTVNEPERMESLLDLGVDGIMTDRIDILRTVLDRRGDWA; encoded by the coding sequence GTGACTCACGTACGCCTTCGCCACCCCTATCTGGACCACCCGGCCCCGATCCCCTTCGCCCACCGGGGCGGGGCCGCGGACGGGCTGGAGAACACCGCCGCCGCCTTCCACCGGGCGGCCGCCGCGGGCTACCGGTACTTCGAGACCGATGTGCACGCGACGGCCGACGGGAAGCTGGTGGCCTTCCACGACGCGACGCTGGACCGGGTCACGGACGCGCGGGGCCGGATCCGGGAGCTGCCCTGGAGCCGGGTGCGCGAGGCGCGGGTGGCGGGGACCGAGCCGCTGGCGCTGTTCGAGGACCTGCTGGAGGAGTTCCCCGAGGCCCGCTGGAACGTGGACCTCAAGGACGAGTCGGCCCTGCACCCGCTGGTGAACCTGATCGCGCGGGCCGGGGTCTGGGACCGGGTGTGCGTGGGCTCCTTCTCGGAGAGCCGGGTGGCCCGGGCCCAGAAGATCGCCGGGCCCCGGCTGGCGACCTCGTACGGGGTGCGCGGGGTGGTCGGGCTGCGGCTGCGCTCCTTCGCGATCCCGGCGGCCCTGCGCGTGGGCGCGGTGGCGGCGCAGGTTCCGGAGACCCAGGCGGGCATCCGGGTGGTCGACCGGCGCTTCGTACGGACCGCGCACGAGCGGGGCCTCCAGGTGCACGTGTGGACCGTGAACGAACCGGAACGTATGGAGTCTCTCCTCGACCTGGGTGTCGATGGCATCATGACCGACCGGATCGACATCTTGCGCACGGTGCTGGACCGGCGCGGGGACTGGGCCTGA
- a CDS encoding polyprenol monophosphomannose synthase — MSDGGQRTYGPLGTTLVIIPTYNEAENIGLITGRVRAAVPEAHILVADDNSPDGTGKLADELAAADDHIHVMHRKGKEGLGAAYLAGFAWGLEHGYGVIVEMDADGSHQPEELPRLLTALGGADLVLGSRWVPGGRVVNWPKSREFLSRGGSTYSRLMLDVPIRDVTGGYRAFRRETLEGLGLDEVASAGYCFQVDLARRAVRKGFRVVEVPITFVERELGDSKMSKDIVVEALWRVTQWGLKERAAKLAGKRPA; from the coding sequence GTGAGCGACGGCGGACAGCGGACCTACGGGCCGCTCGGCACCACCCTGGTGATCATTCCGACGTACAACGAAGCCGAGAACATCGGGCTGATCACCGGCCGGGTGCGCGCAGCGGTCCCCGAGGCGCACATCCTGGTGGCGGACGACAACAGCCCCGACGGCACCGGCAAGCTCGCCGACGAGCTGGCGGCCGCCGACGACCACATCCACGTGATGCACCGCAAGGGCAAGGAAGGCCTCGGCGCCGCCTACCTGGCGGGCTTCGCCTGGGGTCTGGAACACGGCTACGGGGTCATCGTCGAGATGGACGCCGACGGCTCCCACCAGCCGGAGGAGCTGCCCCGGCTGCTGACCGCGCTGGGCGGCGCCGACCTCGTGCTCGGCTCCCGCTGGGTGCCGGGCGGCCGGGTCGTCAACTGGCCCAAGAGCCGCGAGTTCCTCTCCCGCGGCGGATCAACCTACTCCCGGCTGATGCTGGACGTCCCGATCCGCGACGTCACCGGCGGCTACCGCGCCTTCCGGCGGGAGACCCTGGAGGGGCTCGGCCTGGACGAGGTCGCCTCGGCGGGCTACTGCTTCCAGGTGGACCTGGCCCGCCGCGCCGTCCGCAAGGGCTTCCGGGTGGTGGAGGTGCCCATCACCTTCGTCGAGCGCGAACTCGGCGACAGCAAGATGAGCAAGGACATCGTCGTCGAGGCCCTGTGGCGGGTCACCCAGTGGGGTCTGAAGGAGCGCGCCGCCAAGCTGGCCGGGAAGCGCCCCGCCTGA